A section of the Flavobacterium sp. CG_23.5 genome encodes:
- a CDS encoding OstA-like protein, producing the protein MKKFLFRCCLILLGTNLVLAQAPKKIIVEHSDFADVNQVEIPDAFLLTGNVRVNHDGVVLTCNKAYYFQKENYIKAFGNVQIVQGDTLFLNSKYAEYNGNVKKAFATGNAVMSSPDATLATDTISFDRNTQEVFYNSQGTITNKENTLQSKSGKYYVAQKKFQFLTAVTITNPTYVIKSNHLDYYSNSGHSYLFGPSTITSKANYIYTEKGFYDTKKNLAHFVKKSYIKYDDRIIRGDSLYYDRNREFASATRNVKITDSINRAIIKGHYAELYKKKDSVFVTKRAVAINFVENDSVYIHGKKLMVTGKEANRVIRAFNNVRFYKTDMSGKCDSIHSSSKTALTKMIGNPILWNGESQITGDVMHLIGNNNTQKLDSLKVLNNTFLVSKDTLGTGYNQVKGQNLYGKFEEGKLHDVDIVKNTEVIYYMRNDAKELIGINKNVSSKINLILEKNAIESITFFKQVDGDIYPEKDLPENARKLRGLVWRGDERIKSKDDIFPPEENELNDKLVKQGKVEDAKANAPMKIRKETLNYDKKKVK; encoded by the coding sequence TTGAAGAAATTCCTATTTCGTTGTTGTTTAATACTGCTTGGTACAAATTTAGTTTTGGCTCAGGCTCCTAAAAAAATTATTGTTGAACATTCTGATTTTGCCGATGTAAATCAAGTAGAAATCCCGGATGCATTTTTGCTTACAGGAAATGTGCGTGTTAACCATGACGGCGTAGTTTTGACCTGCAATAAAGCCTATTACTTTCAAAAAGAGAATTACATAAAAGCATTTGGGAATGTACAAATAGTTCAAGGTGACACTTTATTTTTAAACAGTAAATATGCTGAATACAACGGTAATGTAAAAAAAGCTTTTGCTACTGGAAATGCTGTGATGAGCTCCCCTGATGCGACTTTAGCTACAGACACAATAAGCTTTGACAGAAACACTCAAGAAGTATTTTACAATTCGCAAGGCACAATTACCAACAAGGAGAATACTTTGCAAAGTAAATCGGGGAAATATTATGTCGCCCAAAAAAAGTTTCAGTTCCTGACAGCGGTTACGATTACCAATCCAACGTATGTAATAAAATCCAATCATTTAGATTATTATAGTAATTCAGGTCACTCCTATCTTTTTGGACCATCAACGATTACGAGTAAAGCTAATTATATTTACACAGAAAAAGGGTTTTATGACACCAAGAAAAACCTGGCGCATTTTGTAAAAAAATCCTATATCAAGTACGACGATCGGATAATTAGGGGAGATAGTTTGTATTATGACCGAAACAGGGAATTTGCATCGGCAACGCGAAATGTAAAAATAACGGACTCTATCAACAGAGCAATTATCAAAGGACATTATGCCGAATTATATAAAAAAAAGGATTCTGTTTTTGTAACCAAAAGAGCCGTGGCTATAAACTTTGTCGAAAATGACTCCGTTTATATTCATGGAAAAAAATTGATGGTAACCGGTAAAGAAGCCAATCGTGTCATTCGTGCTTTTAATAATGTACGTTTTTATAAAACGGATATGAGTGGCAAATGCGATTCGATACATTCAAGTTCTAAAACAGCCCTAACAAAAATGATAGGAAACCCAATACTTTGGAATGGAGAAAGCCAAATTACAGGGGATGTCATGCATCTTATTGGAAATAACAACACACAAAAACTCGATTCCCTCAAAGTACTCAACAATACCTTTCTGGTCTCTAAAGACACATTGGGAACGGGCTATAATCAGGTAAAAGGGCAAAATCTCTATGGGAAATTCGAAGAAGGGAAACTCCATGATGTGGACATTGTAAAAAATACCGAGGTCATTTATTATATGCGCAATGACGCCAAGGAACTCATTGGTATCAATAAAAATGTGAGCAGTAAAATCAATCTTATTTTAGAAAAAAATGCCATTGAAAGTATCACTTTTTTTAAACAAGTGGATGGAGACATTTACCCTGAAAAAGATCTGCCAGAAAACGCACGAAAATTAAGAGGTCTAGTCTGGCGCGGGGATGAAAGAATAAAATCGAAAGACGATATCTTTCCACCAGAAGAAAATGAACTAAATGATAAATTAGTCAAACAAGGAAAAGTAGAGGATGCTAAAGCAAATGCTCCTATGAAAATCCGAAAAGAAACTTTGAATTACGATAAAAAGAAAGTGAAGTAA
- a CDS encoding shikimate dehydrogenase family protein, with protein MIEVVRKRFGLLGRNIHYSFSKGYFTDKFNSENFEGCTYENFDIQEIATFPEIIKNTSDLKGLNVTIPYKETILPFLDKLSKKAMLIGAVNTIKITKKGKLKGYNTDYFGFKKSLEPLLQPHHKKALILGTGGASKGVAYALDELGIFYTFVSREAKENAIDYNRINATTFDNYQIIINSTPLGTSPDTDAFPLIPYEYFTENHIAFDLIYNPAETQFLKKAKEHGAQIKNGLDMLIFQAEKAWAIWNK; from the coding sequence ATGATTGAAGTAGTAAGAAAGCGTTTTGGTTTACTGGGAAGAAATATCCATTATTCCTTTTCGAAAGGGTATTTTACAGATAAATTCAATAGCGAAAACTTTGAAGGTTGTACCTACGAGAATTTTGATATTCAGGAAATCGCTACATTTCCTGAGATAATAAAAAATACTTCAGACTTAAAAGGTTTAAATGTTACTATTCCATATAAAGAAACAATACTTCCTTTTTTGGATAAACTTTCAAAAAAAGCAATGCTAATTGGTGCCGTAAATACAATCAAAATTACCAAAAAAGGAAAACTGAAAGGCTATAATACCGATTATTTTGGTTTCAAAAAATCATTAGAACCTCTATTGCAACCCCACCATAAAAAAGCTTTGATTTTAGGAACAGGCGGCGCTTCAAAAGGAGTCGCATATGCTTTGGATGAATTGGGTATCTTTTACACTTTTGTCTCCAGAGAAGCCAAAGAGAATGCTATTGACTACAATAGAATCAATGCTACAACTTTTGATAATTACCAAATAATTATCAATTCAACACCGTTAGGAACAAGTCCCGATACGGATGCATTCCCATTAATTCCTTATGAATACTTTACGGAAAATCATATTGCTTTTGACTTAATTTACAATCCAGCAGAAACGCAATTTCTTAAAAAAGCTAAAGAACACGGAGCACAAATCAAAAACGGTTTAGACATGCTTATTTTTCAAGCGGAGAAAGCTTGGGCGATTTGGAATAAGTAG
- a CDS encoding DUF349 domain-containing protein, producing the protein MLEEMNDNLSQNENEIDGKLAQDSTESNQSKTEVLETEPLAEPIDVPAEDNVVVPPTEELITTESTSETDNQTALNAIADTNAEESEDETLKDRHDIPMQDYDALSLEELVEELKNLVSNEKVMSAKDHIEEIKKSFVAKYNHLLEEKKEEFLAENQDPNEEFQYHSPLKTNFDKYYSIFRDAKNTHFKSLQTNLKTNLENRLAIVEELKELINPQENIKDTLKHFNDLRERWKNAGPIPKDKYNHVWNNFHFHVENFYDYLHLDREARDLDFKHNLEQKQKIIARVEELINEADINKAFRELQDLHRIWKEDIGPVSRENRDEIWNKFSDLTKQMHDKREVLFEKLRGTELENLEKKKEIVAKIEVLATEKVNAHSQWLAQIEKVEALRTAFFSAGKVPSDVNEETWASFKTAVRNFNTFKNAFYKDIKKDQSDNLSKKNALVTKAKELQESLDFAATTPIMKQIQEEWKQIGHVPRKYSDKIWKEFKDACNHYFEKLKEQKNEENVEEVEAFNNKKAYLETLREYELTGDHKTDLDAIKLHIETWKNFGKVPFPRRHIEGKFNKILDALFEKLSLSKKDTEMLRFANRMDHLSDSNDTRKLDNEKIFLMRKIEEVKNEIFQLENNIQFFTNTRNAKKENSIVLEVRKNIAVHKESLDVWKEKLKQLRNLKQE; encoded by the coding sequence ATGTTAGAAGAAATGAATGATAACCTGTCCCAAAATGAAAATGAGATAGATGGAAAATTAGCACAGGATTCAACTGAATCAAATCAATCCAAAACAGAAGTATTGGAGACAGAACCGTTGGCTGAACCAATTGATGTTCCTGCAGAAGACAATGTTGTTGTTCCTCCTACTGAAGAATTGATAACTACTGAGTCTACTTCGGAAACAGACAACCAAACAGCTCTTAACGCCATTGCTGATACAAACGCAGAGGAAAGCGAAGACGAGACTCTTAAAGATCGCCATGACATTCCTATGCAAGATTATGATGCGTTATCATTGGAAGAACTGGTAGAAGAATTGAAAAATTTGGTTTCCAATGAGAAAGTGATGTCGGCTAAAGACCATATTGAAGAAATCAAAAAATCATTTGTCGCAAAATACAACCATCTTTTAGAAGAGAAAAAAGAAGAGTTTCTTGCGGAAAATCAAGATCCAAATGAAGAATTTCAATATCATTCTCCATTAAAGACCAATTTCGATAAATACTATTCCATTTTTAGGGATGCAAAAAATACTCATTTCAAAAGTTTACAAACGAATCTCAAAACTAATTTAGAAAATCGTTTGGCAATTGTTGAGGAATTAAAAGAATTAATCAATCCGCAAGAAAACATAAAAGACACTCTAAAACATTTTAATGATTTAAGAGAAAGATGGAAAAATGCAGGACCAATCCCGAAAGATAAATACAATCACGTTTGGAATAATTTTCACTTTCATGTTGAAAATTTTTATGATTATTTACATCTTGACAGAGAAGCACGCGATTTAGATTTCAAACATAATTTAGAACAAAAGCAAAAAATTATTGCTCGAGTTGAAGAACTAATCAACGAAGCTGACATCAACAAAGCTTTTCGTGAATTACAAGATTTACACAGAATTTGGAAAGAAGATATAGGTCCTGTTTCTAGAGAAAATCGCGATGAAATCTGGAACAAGTTTAGCGATTTAACTAAACAAATGCATGATAAACGCGAAGTTCTTTTCGAAAAATTAAGAGGAACCGAACTAGAGAATTTAGAAAAGAAAAAGGAAATTGTAGCTAAAATTGAAGTTTTAGCAACAGAAAAAGTAAATGCACATTCTCAATGGTTAGCTCAAATTGAAAAAGTTGAGGCCTTACGTACTGCTTTTTTCTCTGCTGGAAAAGTACCTTCTGATGTAAATGAAGAAACTTGGGCCAGTTTTAAAACTGCTGTCAGAAATTTTAATACTTTCAAAAATGCTTTTTATAAAGACATCAAGAAAGACCAAAGTGACAATTTAAGTAAAAAAAATGCTCTTGTAACCAAAGCCAAAGAATTACAAGAAAGTCTTGATTTTGCAGCAACTACTCCAATAATGAAGCAAATTCAAGAGGAGTGGAAACAAATAGGTCATGTCCCAAGAAAATATTCTGATAAAATCTGGAAAGAGTTTAAAGATGCCTGTAATCACTATTTTGAAAAATTAAAAGAGCAAAAAAACGAGGAAAACGTGGAAGAAGTGGAAGCTTTCAATAATAAGAAAGCCTACTTGGAAACCTTGCGCGAATATGAATTGACAGGAGATCATAAAACTGATTTGGATGCGATCAAATTACATATTGAAACTTGGAAAAATTTCGGTAAAGTTCCTTTCCCTAGAAGACATATAGAAGGAAAATTTAATAAAATTCTAGATGCACTTTTTGAAAAATTAAGCTTGAGTAAAAAAGACACTGAAATGCTGCGTTTTGCGAATAGAATGGATCATTTATCAGATAGTAACGACACCCGAAAATTAGATAACGAAAAGATTTTCTTAATGCGTAAAATTGAAGAAGTTAAGAACGAAATTTTCCAATTGGAGAACAACATTCAATTTTTCACCAATACCAGAAATGCCAAAAAAGAAAATTCAATAGTTTTAGAGGTTCGTAAAAACATTGCTGTGCATAAAGAAAGTTTAGATGTTTGGAAAGAAAAACTAAAACAATTGAGAAATTTAAAGCAAGAATAA
- a CDS encoding superoxide dismutase — translation MKQNIFLISNLLLVTILFSCNNKKLTEVVEVPLPTAQEKIAIGLPEDVKANEGAFQMEKLSYAYDALAPNISAIALEMHYSKHYLTYTNNLNKAIAGTDLENLTIEELLSKLDLNNANIRNNAGGYYNHTLYWQCMGPKAGGEPKDTLADAITKRFGTFANFTSLFKNESEKIFGSGWVWLVVDKAGQLQLTSTQNQDNPLMADALIQGKPILALDVWEHAYYLDYQYKRKNYIDAFFNVINWKKVAENYEAAIKK, via the coding sequence ATGAAACAAAATATTTTTTTAATATCTAATTTACTGTTAGTTACAATATTATTTTCTTGTAATAACAAAAAGCTTACTGAAGTTGTTGAAGTTCCACTTCCTACCGCCCAAGAAAAAATAGCTATTGGACTCCCTGAAGATGTGAAAGCGAATGAAGGTGCTTTTCAAATGGAAAAATTATCTTATGCGTACGATGCTTTAGCCCCAAACATTTCGGCGATAGCATTAGAGATGCATTATTCGAAACATTATCTGACGTACACTAATAATTTGAATAAGGCGATTGCAGGAACAGACTTAGAAAATCTGACTATTGAAGAATTATTATCAAAATTAGATTTGAATAATGCCAATATCAGAAATAATGCAGGCGGTTACTATAATCACACCTTGTACTGGCAATGTATGGGTCCTAAAGCTGGAGGAGAACCCAAAGATACTCTGGCAGACGCAATCACCAAAAGATTTGGAACATTTGCAAATTTCACTTCACTGTTCAAAAATGAATCAGAAAAAATATTTGGTTCCGGTTGGGTTTGGTTAGTCGTTGATAAAGCAGGTCAATTACAACTTACTAGTACTCAAAATCAGGACAATCCTTTAATGGCAGATGCATTAATCCAAGGAAAACCTATTTTGGCTCTGGACGTTTGGGAACATGCTTATTACCTTGATTATCAATATAAAAGAAAAAATTATATAGACGCTTTTTTTAATGTCATCAATTGGAAAAAAGTGGCTGAAAATTATGAAGCTGCCATAAAGAAATAG
- a CDS encoding alpha-amylase family protein encodes MIKKTIIVAGISVVLLATACKTKDLKMNAEKKEIVSEKKIVVYQVFTRLFGNKNTTNKLWGTIEENGVGKFNDFTDKALHEIKDLGVTYIWYTGVPHHALVRDYTAIGISNDDPEVVKGRAGSPYAVKDYYNVNPDLAVNPANRLQEFESLIARTHKAGLKVIIDIVPNHIARKYEGKSNPVGIKDFGADDDVSVEYKRDNNFYYIPNTHFEIPDNVKPLNGESNPLIDGKFEENPAKWTGNGSRMAKPDKNDWYETVKVNYGIRPDGSKDFPELPAGFDTKSYEEHFAFWKGKVVPNSWTKFRDIALYWTAKGVDGFRYDMAEMVPYEFWSYMNSAIKTKNPDAFLLAEVYNPKEYRNYIHLGKMDYLYDKVETYDKLKDVIKGKSLPDGLSDIQKGMADIEHHMLHFLDNHDEQRLASPEFAGTPQKGKPLMVVSTTISTSPTMIYFGQDVGEAGNENAGFGTHSRTSIFDYVGVPNHQRWMNGGKFDGGQLTQDEKDLRDFYKRLLNFSINSSALMGKYQEIQTVNRQVTKGYSPGIYSFVRWSDSQKLLVVTNFSWLTTSNFELKIPSDIIKKWNLKDGNYILTDQLYKKSSIRLQVQNGEGKAQITIAPSESFIYQL; translated from the coding sequence ATGATAAAAAAGACAATTATAGTTGCAGGGATTAGCGTGGTGCTTTTAGCAACTGCTTGCAAAACAAAAGATTTAAAAATGAATGCAGAAAAGAAAGAGATAGTCTCTGAGAAGAAAATTGTAGTATATCAAGTTTTTACCCGATTATTCGGAAATAAAAATACCACTAATAAACTTTGGGGAACTATTGAAGAAAATGGAGTTGGGAAGTTTAATGATTTTACGGATAAAGCACTTCATGAAATAAAAGATTTAGGTGTAACTTATATTTGGTATACTGGAGTTCCACATCATGCTTTGGTTCGGGATTACACTGCTATAGGAATTTCGAATGATGATCCGGAAGTAGTAAAAGGAAGAGCCGGATCACCTTATGCCGTAAAAGATTATTATAATGTAAACCCTGATTTAGCTGTAAATCCAGCTAATCGTTTGCAAGAATTTGAGTCCTTAATTGCCAGAACCCATAAAGCGGGATTAAAAGTGATTATTGATATTGTTCCTAATCATATTGCACGCAAATACGAAGGAAAGAGTAACCCGGTCGGGATTAAAGATTTTGGTGCTGATGATGATGTTTCTGTTGAATATAAAAGAGACAATAATTTCTATTATATTCCAAATACCCATTTTGAAATTCCAGATAATGTAAAACCATTAAATGGAGAAAGTAATCCATTAATTGACGGGAAATTTGAAGAAAATCCAGCTAAATGGACTGGTAATGGTTCACGAATGGCAAAACCAGATAAGAATGATTGGTACGAAACCGTAAAAGTAAATTATGGAATTCGTCCTGACGGTTCGAAAGATTTTCCAGAACTTCCCGCTGGTTTTGATACCAAATCATATGAAGAACATTTCGCATTTTGGAAAGGAAAAGTGGTTCCAAATTCATGGACTAAATTTAGAGATATCGCATTGTATTGGACTGCTAAAGGAGTAGATGGTTTCCGATATGATATGGCTGAAATGGTTCCGTATGAATTTTGGAGTTATATGAATTCAGCAATAAAGACAAAAAATCCAGATGCTTTTTTACTAGCCGAAGTGTATAATCCTAAAGAATATAGGAATTACATTCATCTGGGTAAAATGGATTATTTATATGATAAAGTCGAAACGTACGATAAATTGAAAGATGTCATTAAAGGTAAATCGTTACCTGACGGGTTATCTGATATCCAAAAAGGGATGGCTGATATCGAACATCATATGTTGCATTTTTTAGACAATCATGATGAACAGCGCTTGGCAAGTCCAGAATTTGCAGGAACACCACAAAAAGGAAAACCGCTAATGGTTGTTTCCACAACAATAAGTACGTCGCCAACCATGATTTATTTTGGGCAAGATGTAGGAGAGGCGGGAAATGAAAATGCAGGTTTCGGGACACACTCCAGAACTTCAATTTTTGATTATGTTGGTGTGCCGAATCATCAACGCTGGATGAACGGTGGTAAATTTGACGGAGGTCAATTGACTCAAGATGAAAAAGACTTACGTGATTTTTACAAACGTTTGCTTAATTTTTCTATCAATAGTTCTGCATTGATGGGGAAATATCAAGAAATTCAAACCGTTAATCGTCAAGTGACAAAGGGTTACTCTCCGGGAATCTATTCATTTGTTCGTTGGTCTGATTCTCAAAAGTTACTTGTGGTGACCAATTTTTCTTGGCTTACAACCAGTAATTTCGAACTGAAAATCCCTTCGGATATTATTAAAAAGTGGAATTTGAAAGATGGAAATTATATTTTAACAGATCAATTGTATAAAAAGAGTTCTATACGATTACAAGTTCAGAACGGAGAAGGAAAAGCCCAAATCACTATTGCTCCATCAGAATCGTTTATTTATCAGTTATAA
- a CDS encoding tetratricopeptide repeat protein, protein MQLSNEEEDYNLSLSKFESMLKTNKVLFFDSEEFEEIILHYLDMGKAALAKKALKLALDQHPKSTGLKLVQVEMLVYDDKLEIAEKLLNELYAIEPTNEEIYIQKANIYSKRDQHEKAVELLRIALKYTDDYADVYNLIGMEYLFMDNLELAKESFIKCLEEDLEDQSALYNVVYCFEFLDQNQEAIAYLNKYIDKNPYSEIAWHQLGRLHYGVKEYENAIRAFDYATLIDDEFLGAFMEKAKAFERLKKYAEAIESYERTIELDDATSYALLRIGKCHEKLGNKALALKYFNKTVHEDPLLDKGWIAITDFYVRQKNYQKALFYVNKALAIDNQNRLYWKRFASINKQMNFFEEAEFGYRKAVEFGDYQLDTWLYWVDILQFLGEFESAIQTLLQASEYFPEENEIEYRLAGLYFMIQDNTKAKFHLSNAMRLNFDNYIIIEDLFPVVWTRKMVQNYIAKHKKL, encoded by the coding sequence ATGCAATTAAGCAACGAAGAAGAAGACTATAACTTATCCCTGTCTAAATTTGAGTCGATGTTGAAAACCAACAAAGTCCTCTTTTTTGACTCCGAAGAATTTGAAGAAATTATACTTCATTATCTCGATATGGGTAAGGCCGCTTTGGCAAAAAAAGCACTAAAACTAGCACTGGATCAACACCCAAAATCAACAGGACTAAAATTAGTCCAAGTGGAGATGTTAGTCTATGATGATAAACTAGAAATAGCCGAAAAACTATTGAATGAGTTATATGCTATTGAGCCAACTAATGAAGAAATTTACATTCAAAAAGCCAATATCTATTCTAAAAGAGACCAACACGAAAAAGCAGTTGAATTATTAAGAATTGCTTTAAAATATACTGATGATTATGCCGATGTTTATAATTTAATCGGGATGGAATATCTTTTTATGGACAATCTCGAATTGGCAAAAGAAAGCTTCATTAAATGTTTAGAAGAAGATCTGGAAGACCAATCAGCATTATATAATGTAGTGTATTGTTTTGAATTCTTAGATCAAAATCAAGAGGCCATAGCCTACTTGAATAAATATATAGATAAAAACCCGTACAGCGAAATCGCCTGGCATCAGTTAGGTCGTTTGCATTATGGTGTAAAAGAATATGAAAATGCCATTCGAGCCTTCGATTACGCTACTTTAATCGATGATGAATTTCTAGGCGCATTCATGGAAAAAGCGAAAGCCTTTGAACGACTAAAAAAATACGCCGAAGCAATCGAAAGTTATGAAAGAACTATCGAATTAGATGATGCCACTTCGTATGCTTTACTCCGAATAGGAAAATGTCATGAGAAATTGGGCAACAAAGCCTTAGCATTGAAATATTTCAATAAAACAGTTCATGAAGATCCCCTTTTGGACAAAGGTTGGATTGCGATTACTGATTTCTATGTTCGCCAAAAAAACTATCAGAAAGCACTTTTTTATGTCAACAAAGCCTTAGCGATTGACAATCAAAATCGTTTGTATTGGAAACGTTTTGCATCTATAAACAAACAAATGAATTTCTTTGAGGAAGCTGAATTTGGTTATAGAAAAGCGGTAGAATTTGGTGATTATCAATTAGACACTTGGTTGTACTGGGTTGACATTCTTCAGTTTTTAGGTGAATTCGAAAGCGCCATTCAAACCTTACTCCAAGCTTCAGAATATTTTCCGGAGGAAAATGAAATCGAATATCGTTTAGCTGGATTGTATTTTATGATACAAGACAATACCAAGGCAAAATTCCATTTGAGTAATGCCATGAGATTAAACTTTGATAACTATATTATTATTGAGGATTTATTTCCAGTAGTTTGGACTAGAAAAATGGTGCAAAATTATATTGCAAAACATAAAAAATTGTAA
- a CDS encoding aspartate aminotransferase family protein encodes MNTDFLKYQAQTSPYPLGMEVSHAVGSYIYDTNNKKYLDFVAGVSACALGHQHPRVNQAIKDQLDKYSHVMVYGEYSQSPAVQYCKLLASLLPAPLDKTYLVNSGTEAIEGALKLARRTTGRSQLISCHNAYHGNTMGSLSVMGFEERKRIFRPLIPDVDFITFNNEEDLQKITTKTAGIILETIQGGAGFIQPHNDFLKKVRQRCDEVGAIMILDEIQPGFGRTGKLFGFQNYDVVPDILVMGKGMGGGMPVGAFTASSAMMDLLSDNPKLGHITTFGGHPVIASACLATLQEITETNLMAEALEKENLFRSILVHPLIVEIRGKGLMLAAMTKSADITNEVILKCQDKGLILFWLLFEGCAIRITPPLTISNEEIREGCAIMLEVMDAILNKN; translated from the coding sequence GTGAATACCGATTTCTTAAAATACCAAGCACAAACTTCTCCTTATCCGTTGGGTATGGAAGTTTCTCATGCTGTGGGCTCCTATATTTACGATACCAATAATAAAAAATATTTGGATTTTGTGGCCGGTGTTTCAGCTTGTGCGCTAGGACATCAACATCCCAGAGTTAACCAAGCCATCAAAGATCAATTGGATAAATATTCGCACGTGATGGTCTATGGCGAATATTCACAAAGTCCCGCAGTCCAATATTGCAAATTATTAGCTTCACTCCTGCCCGCACCTTTAGACAAAACCTATTTGGTAAATTCGGGTACAGAAGCCATAGAAGGCGCCTTAAAACTCGCGCGAAGAACCACAGGAAGAAGTCAATTAATTTCATGTCATAATGCCTATCACGGAAATACTATGGGTTCCCTGAGCGTAATGGGATTTGAAGAACGCAAACGCATTTTTCGACCGCTGATTCCTGATGTGGATTTTATAACCTTCAATAATGAAGAAGATTTACAAAAAATAACAACCAAAACTGCAGGAATAATTCTGGAAACCATTCAAGGTGGTGCCGGATTTATTCAGCCTCATAATGATTTCCTTAAAAAAGTGCGTCAGCGTTGTGATGAAGTTGGTGCGATCATGATTCTCGACGAAATCCAACCGGGTTTTGGAAGAACCGGAAAACTCTTTGGATTCCAAAATTATGACGTCGTTCCTGATATTCTTGTTATGGGAAAAGGAATGGGCGGCGGCATGCCCGTAGGCGCTTTTACCGCTTCATCTGCCATGATGGATTTATTGAGTGATAACCCAAAACTGGGGCATATCACGACTTTTGGAGGCCACCCTGTCATTGCGTCAGCCTGTTTGGCGACTTTGCAGGAAATTACTGAGACCAATTTAATGGCTGAAGCGTTGGAGAAAGAAAACCTATTCAGATCGATTTTGGTACATCCTTTGATAGTAGAAATAAGAGGAAAAGGATTAATGCTTGCCGCAATGACCAAAAGTGCCGATATTACAAATGAAGTAATTCTCAAATGTCAAGACAAGGGACTCATATTATTCTGGTTACTGTTTGAAGGATGCGCAATCCGAATCACGCCGCCGCTTACCATTTCTAATGAAGAAATTCGTGAAGGCTGCGCTATAATGCTAGAAGTAATGGATGCAATTTTGAATAAAAATTAA